CGCGTGGGTGGCGGCCCAGGGGTTGAGCCTGGCCGAGCCCACGGCGGTGCTGGAGGAGTTCCACGCCACCGGCCTCTGGAAGGGCTGACTGTCCCACTCTCGATGACGGCGGGGTCGCCGCGCGCTCGCAATGTCAATTTTTCTTGACATCTGCCGTGGATGTCAACGAAAATTGACGCATGACGGAAGCGACCACTCTGGCAGCCGCGGCGGGCAGCCCGGATCCCGCGACCGGGCTCCGCGCGGTGCGCGCCCTGCGCCGACTGCTCGAACGACTGGAGGCGATCCAGGTGGCCAACGCCCGCGATCAGGGCTGGTCCTGGCAGGCCATCGCCGACGCGCTCGAGGTCAGCAAGCAG
This sequence is a window from Nocardia farcinica. Protein-coding genes within it:
- a CDS encoding helix-turn-helix domain-containing protein; amino-acid sequence: MTEATTLAAAAGSPDPATGLRAVRALRRLLERLEAIQVANARDQGWSWQAIADALEVSKQAVHQKYNRKGTR